One Danio aesculapii chromosome 11, fDanAes4.1, whole genome shotgun sequence genomic region harbors:
- the tmem167b gene encoding protein kish-B, whose translation MTNVYSFDGILVFGLLFICTCAYLKKVPRLNGWLLSEKKGVWGVFYKAAVIGTRLHIAVAASCLCMAFYLIFLK comes from the exons ATGACAAACG TGTACTCTTTCGATGGCATTCTTGTGTTTGGACTTCTGTTCATTTGCACGTGTGCGTACCTGAAGAAGGTTCCTCGTCTCAACGGCTGGCTCCTGTCTGAGAAGAAAGGTGTGTGGGGAGTCTTTTATAAAG CTGCAGTGATCGGCACACGACTGCACATCGCTGTGGCGGCATCCTGTTTGTGTATGGCCTTTTACCTCATATTTCTCAAATGA